Proteins encoded within one genomic window of Trichoderma asperellum chromosome 2, complete sequence:
- a CDS encoding uncharacterized protein (TransMembrane:9 (i7-29o49-68i89-116o122-140i152-174o180-201i208-228o248-269i327-345o)), whose protein sequence is MSSQQGIFFAIILLVSNFGAVIMDTSYFIKAFAASPKAVVPGYVVGGFAYFSIPWSLGTIMGLAALGLESSPIFPTYPRPMNNLEVTNGLVLPYIAVAVAGKGGAVAVLLMTFMAITSTLSAQVIAVSSIFTFDFYRTYINKNAGNKDVIRWSHLGVVLFAAISASLTAAFNYGGINMGWTLYMIGVVTCPGIFPLVLTILWNKQSGLAAVVSAVTGLATGLGVWLGTAQALFGKVSVDSTGQTLPCLYGTVASALSPLLYTVILSFIWPDNYDWTRFREEKLLLDSDTQTEESDREEQARQGSKGDVLSSASEVVYDKTDLRWKRYALFWSLFSFFGLWVLWPLPMYGAEYIFSKTVVDCGVAYMAMDKSTHTGCVSVVGW, encoded by the exons ATGAGCTCCCAACAAGGAATCTTCTTCGCTATAATTCTACTTGTATCAAATTTCGGTGCCGTTATC ATGGATACGAGCTATTTCATCAAAGCGTTTGCCGCATCGCCAAAAGCTGTTGTTCCGGGCTATGTAGTAGGTGGTTTTGCCTACTTTTCCATTCCTTGGAGCCTTGGTACCATCATGGGCCTTGCAGCTTTGGGATTGGAGAGCTCTCCGATATTTCCTACATATCCTCGT CCAATGAATAACTTAGAAGTCACAAATGGCCTGGTACTTCCTTACATAGCTGTGGCAGTGGCAGGAAAGGGCGGTGCTGTGGCAGTCCTACTTATGACTTTCATGGCAATAACTTCAACCCTGTCTGCCCAAGTTATTGCCGTATCATCTATCTTTACTTTTGACTTTTACAGGACATATATCAACAAAAATGCAGGGAACAAAGATGTCATCAGGTGGAGCCACCTGGGTGTCGTTCTTTTTGCCGCCATCTCTGCTAGTCTTACTGCGGCGTTCAACTACGGTGGCATCAATATGGGCTGGACTCTATATATGATTG GAGTCGTAACATGCCCAGGTATTTTCCCCTTGGTTTTGACCATTCTATGGAACAAACAAAGCGGCTTAGCAGCTGTTGTTTCAGCGGTAACTGGTTTGGCCACCGGTCTTGGCGTCTGGTTGGGTACAGCGCAAGCTTTATTCGGTAAAGTATCCGTTGATTCGACTGGGCAAACACTTCCCTGCCTTTATGGAACTGTCGCATCTGCTCTGAGTCCTTTGCTCTATACAGTTATCCTGTCATTCATTTGGCCGGATAACTATGATTGGACGCGATTTCGGGAAGAAAAACTGCTACTAGATAGCGATACCCAAACCGAAGAGTCGGATagagaagagcaagcccGGCAAGGCAGCAAAGGGGATGTTCTCAGCAGTGCTTCTGAGGTCGTATACGACAAAACAGATCTGAGGTGGAAACGATATGCACTGTTCTGGTCGCTTTTCTCATTCTTTGGTCTTTGGGTTCTCTGGCCGCTGCCAATGTATGGAGCGGAATATATCTTTAGTAAAACT GTCGTGGATTGTGGTGTCGCTTATATGGCTATGGACAAGTCTACTCATACTGGGTGTGTATCCGTTGTGGGATG